One Xenopus tropicalis strain Nigerian chromosome 8, UCB_Xtro_10.0, whole genome shotgun sequence genomic window carries:
- the pkdcc.1 gene encoding protein kinase domain containing, cytoplasmic homolog, gene 1 (The RefSeq protein has 2 substitutions compared to this genomic sequence), with amino-acid sequence MERHGDMMILLTSLLVGSGEDGARGEDQLLPRAMGQGALGCKDLTYISGLQYVGSGFTKLVLRGNLLNGKEIALKSVHNGGNDVTRCVRRYGDLTGCGTLATYKLHKEVTLLRTLRHPGIITLHGHCYENSIAPDFRVTAMLELGSPLEMIQLLQTPWEKRFKICLELVNLLHYLANSPMGSIALLDFQPRQFVLVDENLKVTDIDDATMEELECKTDKDCALEFPSRTFAVKCSKAGRCTGINEKRNLFNAYRFFFTYLLPHAAPPALQPLLLDIMNATGDLRYGINETLEAFQNVLNLYKSGMNHRRRLLYLKDYMLIEGYRLNETNDGYRCWPSYNHRGCVLSVHNSEEAAEFCSKNTNCHHFIIGHQRTWTGRLLATFTSSTHKLIPDVNSRVYMKKPSNVKK; translated from the exons ATGGAGAGACACGGAGACATGATGATCTTACTCACTTCACTACTGGCGGGTTCGGGGGAAGATGGAGCAAGGGGAGAGGATCAGCTGCTTCCCAGGGCGATGGGGCAGGGGGCTCTAGGCTGTAAGGACCTCACGTATATATCTGGGCTCCAATATGTGGGCTCCGGCTTCACTAAACTTGTCCTGAGGGGAACTCTGCTCAACGGCAAGGAAATTGCCCTCAAATCCGTGCACAATGGGGGCAACGATGTGACTCGCTGCGTGCGGCGCTACGGGGACCTGACTGGGTGCGGCACCCTCGCCACCTACAAACTGCACAAGGAGGTCACCCTGCTCCGGACCTTGCGGCACCCCGGGATCATTACG TTGCATGGACATTGCTACGAGAATAGCATTGCTCCTGACTTTAGGGTCACAGCTATGCTGGAACTCGGATCTCCCCTTGAGATGATTCAGCTTCTGCAGACCCCCTGGGAGAAGAGATTTAAA atttgcCTGGAACTGGTAAATTTGCTGCATTATTTAGCCAACTCTCCCATGGGTTCCATTGCTCTCCTGGATTTCCAGCCAAGGCAGTTTGTCCTAGTTGATGAAAACCTGAAAGTGACAGATATAGATGATGCCACAATGGAGGAGCTTGAATGCAAAACTGACAAGGACTGTGCTCTTGAATTTCCATCCAGGACATTTGCTGTCAAGTGCTCCAAGGCTGGGAGATGCACTGGCATCAATGAAAAAAGGAACCTCTTCAATGCATATAG gtttttttttacgtATCTGCTACCTCACGCAGCGCCTCCTGCTTTGCAGCCTCTTCTCTTGGACATTATGAATGCTACAG gtGACTTACGCTATGGCATTAATGAAACCCTGGAAGCATTTCAGAATGTTTTGAATCTGTACAAATCAGGAATGAACCATAGGAGGCGACTGCTATATTTAAAAG ACTACATGCTGATAGAAGGATACAGACTAAATGAAACCAATGATGGCTACAGATGTTGGCCGTCTTACAATCACAGAGGGTGTGTGCTGTCTGTTCACAATTCAGAAGAAGCTGCCGAATTCTGTAGCAAGAACACAAACTGTCACCACTTTATCATTGGTCACCAAAGAACCTGGACAG GCCGACTTCTAGCAACATTCACCAGTAGCACGCACAAACTTATCCCCGATGTCAATTCACGTGTTTATATGAAAAAACCAAGCAACGTCAAAAAGTGA